From one Synechococcus sp. WH 8016 genomic stretch:
- a CDS encoding NAD(+) kinase, whose product MRLQRVWLIYRADSPLALKEARRCADELETIGVTCVLAMSGLTADPFPGLLASEPRLPDLAVVLGGDGTVLGAARHLAVLDVPILSFNVGGHLGFLTHDPGLLRSEGLWERVLEDRFALERRMMLQAVIQRMGDLHGSEDEETSGADDGLPDDQEIHWALNDLYLKPYHEDLSPTCILEMEIDGEVVDQVRGDGLILASPTGSTGYAMAAGGPILHPGIDAIVVSPICPMSLSSRTVVLPPRSRVVIWPLGDASRQVKLWKDGAAGEVFGPGECCVIQQAAHHALMVQLDQSPSYYRTLSRKLHWAGSLLDSAPSSN is encoded by the coding sequence ATGCGCCTTCAACGGGTCTGGCTGATTTATCGCGCAGATAGCCCACTGGCGCTCAAAGAGGCGCGTCGTTGCGCCGATGAGCTTGAGACGATTGGCGTGACCTGCGTCTTGGCGATGAGTGGCCTGACGGCAGACCCGTTCCCCGGTTTGCTGGCCTCTGAGCCTCGGCTACCGGATTTGGCGGTGGTGCTTGGTGGTGACGGAACCGTGCTCGGTGCTGCCCGACATCTCGCCGTTCTGGATGTCCCGATTTTGAGTTTCAACGTAGGAGGCCATCTTGGCTTTCTCACGCATGATCCCGGTTTGCTTCGGAGTGAAGGGCTCTGGGAGCGCGTGCTGGAGGATCGTTTTGCCTTGGAGCGGCGCATGATGTTGCAGGCGGTGATCCAGCGCATGGGGGATCTGCATGGTTCTGAGGATGAGGAGACCTCTGGAGCAGACGATGGTCTTCCTGACGATCAGGAGATTCACTGGGCACTGAATGACCTCTACCTCAAGCCCTATCACGAAGATTTGTCTCCAACCTGCATTCTTGAAATGGAGATCGATGGAGAGGTTGTGGATCAAGTTCGAGGAGATGGCTTGATTTTGGCCTCGCCTACGGGATCAACGGGTTATGCGATGGCTGCTGGTGGCCCGATTTTGCATCCAGGGATCGATGCGATTGTTGTCAGTCCGATTTGTCCGATGAGTTTGTCAAGTCGCACCGTGGTGCTGCCTCCTCGCTCCAGGGTTGTGATTTGGCCTCTGGGTGATGCCAGTCGTCAGGTGAAACTTTGGAAAGATGGGGCGGCTGGAGAGGTTTTTGGCCCAGGTGAATGCTGCGTGATTCAGCAGGCTGCCCATCACGCGTTGATGGTCCAGCTGGATCAAAGTCCGTCCTATTACCGAACGTTGTCACGCAAACTTCACTGGGCGGGAAGTTTGCTGGATAGTGCTCCCTCCTCAAACTGA
- a CDS encoding methylenetetrahydrofolate reductase, translating into MRSALQSSLEAGAVTITAEVMPPRGGDPSHALEMARALKGFVHAVNVTDGSRAVMRMSSLAVARLLLDKGIEPVLQMACRDRNRIAIQADLLGAHALGIRNLLCLTGDPVRAGDQPKARPVNELESVRLLQQVTAFNRGDDPVKGELADGPTDIFAGAAADPQCASWSGLVRRMERKKAAGARFVQTQMVMDAAVLERFCREIAEPMELPVLAGVFLLKSARNAAFINRMVPGACIPDSLIARLEAAADPAAEGIQIAAEQVQRYLGVAQGVHLMAIKAEERIPAILKQAAVSLPG; encoded by the coding sequence TTGCGTTCAGCGCTGCAAAGCAGCCTCGAGGCTGGAGCCGTCACCATTACGGCTGAAGTGATGCCTCCACGAGGTGGAGACCCATCCCATGCTCTCGAGATGGCAAGGGCCCTCAAGGGGTTTGTTCATGCTGTCAATGTCACGGATGGCAGTCGTGCCGTCATGCGGATGAGCAGTCTTGCTGTGGCTCGCCTCCTTCTGGACAAAGGCATCGAGCCCGTGCTGCAGATGGCCTGTCGCGATCGCAATCGCATTGCGATTCAAGCGGATCTGTTGGGTGCCCATGCGCTGGGGATCCGTAATCTTCTTTGCCTCACCGGGGATCCTGTTCGTGCTGGTGATCAGCCCAAGGCCCGTCCCGTGAATGAACTGGAATCTGTGCGCTTGCTGCAGCAGGTCACGGCCTTCAATCGCGGAGATGATCCGGTTAAGGGTGAGCTTGCCGATGGTCCTACCGACATCTTCGCTGGAGCGGCGGCAGATCCCCAATGTGCAAGTTGGTCAGGCTTGGTGCGACGGATGGAGCGAAAAAAAGCCGCAGGAGCGCGTTTTGTTCAGACGCAGATGGTGATGGATGCTGCTGTGTTGGAACGGTTTTGCCGTGAGATCGCAGAGCCCATGGAGCTTCCAGTGCTAGCGGGTGTGTTCTTGTTGAAGTCGGCGCGCAATGCAGCGTTTATCAATCGGATGGTGCCTGGTGCTTGTATTCCCGACAGTCTGATCGCCCGCTTGGAGGCCGCGGCGGACCCGGCGGCAGAAGGCATTCAAATTGCTGCTGAACAGGTTCAGCGATACCTAGGAGTGGCTCAAGGCGTTCATCTGATGGCGATCAAAGCGGAAGAACGCATCCCAGCGATTTTGAAACAGGCTGCCGTCAGCTTGCCTGGGTGA
- a CDS encoding CYTH domain-containing protein, with the protein MALEIERRFLVTHPGWRLVAGPPQALRQGYLSASPDGFTVRMRLRADGKAWLTLKAPAAGIARHEFEYDIPATDAEELWALAPHRVTKTRYSLQQGGGDWVVDCFEGSNSPLILAEVELEAPDSPLTIPDWCGVEITGDPRWSNAALAYQPFATWPQDWIDEYRLKT; encoded by the coding sequence ATGGCCCTGGAGATTGAACGGCGATTCCTGGTGACCCATCCCGGATGGCGTCTTGTGGCGGGTCCCCCCCAAGCGCTGCGACAGGGGTATCTGTCCGCCTCGCCCGATGGATTCACCGTTCGCATGCGGTTGCGCGCCGATGGCAAGGCATGGCTGACCTTGAAGGCCCCTGCTGCCGGGATTGCTCGCCATGAATTCGAGTACGACATTCCCGCAACGGATGCGGAAGAGCTTTGGGCACTTGCGCCCCATCGCGTCACGAAAACGCGCTATTCCCTTCAGCAGGGAGGGGGGGATTGGGTCGTTGATTGCTTTGAAGGCAGCAATTCACCGTTAATTCTTGCTGAGGTTGAGCTTGAGGCCCCCGATAGCCCCTTAACGATCCCCGACTGGTGTGGTGTTGAGATCACAGGGGATCCGCGCTGGAGCAATGCAGCACTGGCTTATCAGCCTTTTGCTACCTGGCCTCAGGATTGGATTGACGAATATCGGCTGAAAACCTAA
- a CDS encoding histidine phosphatase family protein — translation MPSCGLVDLLLLRHGIAVERHQGTDDSDRPLTPLGRERTFKVCCRLRDLGLISDRLYSSPYRRARETAELAVKSGMAPAVELARCLEPGGDSWPLVERLQGSCLLVGHEPDLSRLAAALIGAPSAGLRLRKAGLCHLHWDPSHQDPRGLAQLQGLLSPRLLLPGCV, via the coding sequence GTGCCCAGCTGCGGTTTGGTTGACCTATTGCTGTTGCGGCATGGCATCGCGGTTGAGCGCCATCAAGGTACGGATGATTCGGATCGCCCTCTGACCCCTTTGGGCCGCGAGCGTACGTTCAAGGTCTGTTGCCGTCTGCGCGATCTCGGATTGATCTCTGACCGCTTGTACAGCAGCCCTTATCGCCGAGCGCGTGAAACCGCTGAGCTGGCCGTAAAAAGCGGGATGGCTCCTGCGGTTGAGCTCGCTCGTTGTCTTGAGCCCGGCGGGGATTCATGGCCCTTGGTCGAGCGCTTGCAAGGCTCGTGTTTGCTGGTGGGGCATGAGCCTGATTTGAGTCGGCTTGCGGCAGCGTTGATCGGAGCGCCATCCGCTGGCCTGAGGCTGCGTAAAGCGGGGCTTTGCCATCTTCATTGGGACCCCTCCCATCAAGATCCCCGTGGCCTTGCGCAGCTGCAGGGGTTGCTAAGCCCACGTCTGTTATTGCCGGGCTGCGTTTAA
- a CDS encoding helix-turn-helix transcriptional regulator: MAIGEEPCSMTVSLSSREIEIIELVAEGLTNQEIAERLTISKRTVDNHVSNVFTKTGSKNRVALLNWAMDHGKICRDGFNCCTLPPDASDAS, encoded by the coding sequence ATGGCCATCGGTGAGGAGCCCTGTTCAATGACTGTTTCCCTCTCCAGCCGTGAAATAGAGATCATCGAACTGGTAGCCGAGGGGCTGACCAATCAAGAGATCGCTGAACGACTGACGATCAGCAAGCGTACGGTCGACAATCACGTGAGCAATGTGTTCACAAAAACCGGCTCAAAAAATCGCGTGGCTTTGTTGAACTGGGCGATGGATCACGGAAAAATTTGCCGAGATGGCTTCAATTGCTGCACCCTTCCCCCTGATGCCTCCGACGCGTCCTGA
- a CDS encoding NDP-sugar synthase translates to MKAMILAAGKGTRVQPITHVIPKPMIPILQKPVMEFLLELLKEHGFTEVMVNVSHLAEEIENYFRDGQRFGVEIAYSFEGSIQDGELIGDALGSAGGLKKIQDFQTFFDDTFVVLCGDALIDLDLTEAVRRHRAKGALASLVTKTVPKDQVSSYGVVVSDDDGKIQAFQEKPSVEEALSDTINTGIYLFEPEIFEHIPSGKSFDIGADLFPTLVKQGAPFYALPMDFEWVDIGKVPDYWQAIRSVLQGEVRQVGVPGKEVKPGVFTGLNVAANWDKINVEGPVYVGGMTKIEDGATLIGPTMIGPSCYICEGATIDNSIIFDYSRIGAGVQLVEKLVFGRYCVDKEGDHIDLQEASLDWLITDARRQDLVEPSPQQKAMAELLGTDLTQAS, encoded by the coding sequence ATGAAGGCCATGATCCTGGCCGCAGGCAAGGGAACCCGGGTGCAGCCGATCACGCATGTGATCCCGAAACCCATGATTCCGATCCTGCAGAAACCGGTGATGGAGTTCCTGCTGGAGCTGCTCAAAGAGCATGGTTTCACTGAGGTCATGGTCAACGTGTCTCATTTGGCCGAGGAAATCGAAAACTATTTCCGAGATGGTCAGCGTTTTGGTGTCGAAATCGCTTACAGCTTCGAGGGAAGCATTCAGGACGGCGAATTGATCGGAGACGCCCTGGGTTCTGCGGGCGGTCTCAAAAAAATCCAAGATTTTCAGACCTTTTTTGACGACACCTTTGTGGTGTTGTGTGGTGATGCCCTCATCGACCTCGACCTCACCGAGGCCGTCAGACGTCACCGCGCCAAAGGCGCACTGGCCAGTCTTGTCACCAAAACGGTCCCCAAAGACCAGGTGAGCAGCTATGGCGTTGTGGTGAGTGATGACGATGGCAAAATCCAAGCCTTTCAAGAGAAACCCAGTGTTGAGGAAGCGTTAAGCGACACGATCAACACCGGCATCTATCTCTTCGAGCCTGAGATTTTCGAGCACATTCCCTCCGGAAAATCCTTCGACATCGGGGCCGATCTCTTTCCCACTTTGGTGAAGCAAGGAGCTCCGTTTTATGCCCTCCCCATGGATTTTGAATGGGTCGACATCGGCAAAGTGCCTGATTACTGGCAAGCCATTCGCAGCGTTCTCCAAGGAGAAGTTCGTCAAGTTGGCGTTCCTGGGAAAGAGGTCAAGCCTGGTGTGTTTACGGGCCTGAATGTGGCGGCCAATTGGGACAAAATCAACGTTGAAGGCCCGGTCTATGTCGGCGGAATGACCAAAATTGAGGATGGTGCCACCTTGATCGGTCCCACGATGATTGGACCAAGCTGCTACATCTGCGAAGGTGCAACCATCGATAACTCGATCATTTTTGATTACTCAAGGATCGGGGCGGGCGTTCAATTGGTGGAAAAACTCGTGTTTGGCCGCTATTGCGTTGACAAGGAAGGCGATCACATCGATCTCCAGGAAGCTTCACTCGATTGGTTGATTACGGATGCCCGTCGCCAGGATTTGGTGGAGCCCTCTCCTCAACAGAAAGCGATGGCAGAACTCCTGGGCACCGATCTCACCCAGGCAAGCTGA
- a CDS encoding citrate synthase encodes MVVSQTGGTEIRHERTGLVFRPGLEGVPATQSSICDIDGLQGRLSYRGYSLDDLAVHSSFLETTYLLIWGELPTPQQFRDFEHEVQMHRRVSFRVRDMMKCFPANGHPMDALQSSAASLGLFYSRRAIDDPQYIYDAVVRLIAKIPTMVAAFQLIRKGQDPIQPRDDLAYSANFLYMLTEQEPDPLASRIFDRCLILHAEHSLNASTFSARVTASTLTDPYAVVASAVGTLAGPLHGGANEDVLAMLEEIGTPEQADSYLESAVASKRKVMGFGHREYKVKDPRAVILQSLAEELFARFGHDDLYDVAHALETAAAVRLGPKGIYPNVDFYSGLVYRKLGIPRDLFTPVFAISRVAGWLAHWREQLGANRIFRPSQIYTGTSMRHWVPADERVNAAGA; translated from the coding sequence GTGGTGGTGAGTCAGACCGGCGGTACCGAAATCCGGCATGAACGCACGGGGTTGGTGTTCAGGCCTGGTCTGGAGGGCGTCCCCGCCACCCAATCTTCGATTTGCGACATTGACGGCCTCCAGGGGCGTCTCTCCTATCGGGGCTACTCCCTCGATGACCTTGCGGTCCACAGCAGTTTCCTGGAGACCACCTATCTGTTGATCTGGGGTGAACTGCCTACACCGCAGCAATTTCGTGATTTTGAGCACGAAGTGCAGATGCATCGCCGAGTCAGCTTTCGGGTGCGCGACATGATGAAGTGCTTCCCCGCCAACGGGCATCCGATGGATGCGCTGCAATCGAGCGCGGCTTCCTTGGGTCTCTTCTATTCCCGCCGGGCCATCGATGATCCGCAATACATCTATGACGCTGTTGTCAGGCTGATTGCCAAGATTCCAACCATGGTGGCGGCCTTCCAGTTGATCCGAAAAGGCCAGGATCCAATCCAGCCCCGCGACGACCTGGCTTACTCCGCCAACTTTCTGTACATGCTCACGGAGCAAGAGCCCGATCCCCTGGCCTCTCGAATCTTTGATCGCTGTTTGATCCTCCACGCTGAGCACAGCCTCAATGCCAGTACGTTCAGCGCCAGGGTGACGGCGAGCACGCTGACCGACCCCTATGCCGTCGTGGCATCGGCGGTCGGAACGCTGGCGGGCCCTCTCCATGGAGGCGCTAACGAAGATGTTCTGGCGATGTTGGAGGAGATTGGTACTCCGGAACAGGCCGACTCCTACCTCGAGTCAGCCGTGGCGAGCAAACGCAAAGTGATGGGTTTTGGCCATCGCGAGTACAAAGTGAAAGATCCGCGTGCCGTGATCCTTCAGTCCTTGGCTGAGGAGTTGTTTGCTCGATTTGGTCACGACGATCTTTATGACGTGGCCCATGCCCTTGAAACGGCTGCCGCGGTTCGACTCGGCCCCAAGGGGATTTATCCCAACGTTGATTTTTATTCAGGGCTTGTGTACAGGAAACTTGGGATTCCAAGAGATCTGTTCACCCCGGTGTTTGCGATTTCCCGGGTGGCCGGGTGGTTGGCACATTGGAGGGAGCAGCTCGGCGCCAATCGAATTTTTCGCCCTTCTCAGATTTATACCGGCACATCCATGCGTCATTGGGTCCCTGCAGACGAGCGGGTGAATGCCGCGGGCGCTTAA
- the nuoK gene encoding NADH-quinone oxidoreductase subunit NuoK, giving the protein MLSELLSGSVPLQAYLLLAAVLFCTGVWGLINSRNAVRVLMSIELMLNAVNINLMAFSSYVDGQLIRGQVFSVFVITVAAAEAAVGLAILLSLYRNRVTVDMERFNLLRW; this is encoded by the coding sequence ATGCTCTCTGAGCTGCTTTCTGGTTCTGTTCCTCTCCAAGCCTATCTGCTCTTGGCAGCAGTCCTGTTTTGTACGGGAGTCTGGGGTCTTATTAACAGCCGAAATGCTGTTCGCGTGTTGATGAGCATTGAGTTGATGCTCAATGCAGTGAACATCAACCTGATGGCCTTTTCTTCCTACGTCGATGGCCAACTGATTCGTGGCCAGGTGTTCTCAGTGTTTGTGATCACCGTTGCTGCAGCTGAGGCTGCTGTCGGTTTGGCGATCTTGTTGTCGCTGTACAGGAACAGAGTCACTGTGGACATGGAGCGCTTCAATCTTTTGCGCTGGTAA
- the ndhI gene encoding NAD(P)H-quinone oxidoreductase subunit I, with protein MFGFLKQVGDYTRDAVDAARNLTQGLSVTFDHMKRRPVTVQYPYEKLIPSERYRGRIHYEFDKCIACEVCVRVCPINLPVVDWVMNKETKKKELRNYSIDFGVCIFCGNCVEYCPTNCLSMTEEYELAAFDRHSLNYDNVALGRLPTSVTTDPSVQPLRELVYLPAGEVQPHGVSPDRSRAGKLPEQILEELKAAGSRKAAEDGRESSSSASNEEESAG; from the coding sequence ATGTTCGGCTTCCTTAAACAGGTTGGTGATTACACCAGGGATGCAGTGGATGCGGCCCGTAATCTCACGCAAGGCCTGTCGGTCACCTTCGACCACATGAAGCGCCGTCCGGTCACGGTGCAGTACCCCTACGAGAAGCTGATCCCGTCGGAGCGGTATCGAGGACGGATTCATTACGAATTCGACAAGTGCATCGCCTGTGAGGTGTGTGTGCGCGTCTGTCCCATCAATCTTCCCGTGGTGGATTGGGTGATGAACAAGGAGACGAAGAAAAAAGAGCTACGCAATTATTCGATTGATTTTGGGGTTTGTATTTTTTGCGGCAACTGCGTGGAGTACTGCCCCACCAATTGCTTGTCGATGACCGAAGAATATGAATTGGCAGCCTTCGATCGCCATAGCCTGAATTACGACAACGTTGCCTTAGGTCGCCTGCCAACCAGTGTGACGACAGATCCATCGGTCCAGCCGTTGCGGGAACTGGTGTATTTGCCCGCTGGGGAAGTTCAGCCCCATGGCGTTTCTCCTGATCGCTCCCGAGCGGGCAAGCTTCCTGAGCAAATCCTTGAGGAGCTCAAGGCCGCTGGATCCAGGAAGGCTGCCGAGGATGGGAGAGAATCATCTTCTTCAGCTTCCAACGAGGAGGAGAGCGCAGGATGA
- the nuoH gene encoding NADH-quinone oxidoreductase subunit NuoH — protein sequence MSPGLDLEQSFSQALEGFGLSAQAARMLWLPFPMLLVLVAAVVGVLVTVWLERKISAAVQQRVGPEYAGALGVLQPLADGLKLLVKEDIIPDRADSILFTLGPVLVVVPVILSWLIVPFGQNLLISDVGVGIFLWISLSSVQPIGLLMSGYASNNKYSLLGGLRAAAQSISYEIPLALAVLAVVMMSNSLSTVDIVNQQTGAGVLSWNIWRQPVGFLIFWICALAECERLPFDLPEAEEELVAGYQTEYSGMKFALFYLGSYINLVLSALLVSILYLGGWGFPIPVEWLASWLNQPIDAPLVQLITGTVGIVMTVLKAYLLVFIAILLRWTTPRVRIDQLLDLGWKFLLPLALVNLLVTAALKLAFPVAFGG from the coding sequence GTGAGCCCGGGTCTTGACCTTGAGCAGAGCTTTAGTCAGGCCCTGGAGGGGTTTGGGCTCTCGGCCCAGGCTGCTCGCATGCTCTGGCTTCCCTTCCCGATGTTGCTGGTCCTTGTGGCCGCTGTTGTGGGTGTTCTGGTCACGGTGTGGCTGGAACGAAAGATTTCTGCAGCCGTGCAGCAAAGGGTTGGGCCTGAGTACGCCGGAGCCCTCGGTGTTCTTCAGCCTCTTGCCGATGGGCTCAAGCTGCTCGTCAAGGAAGACATCATTCCGGACCGAGCGGACAGCATTCTTTTCACCCTCGGCCCTGTGCTGGTGGTGGTGCCGGTCATTTTGTCTTGGTTGATCGTGCCCTTCGGTCAGAACCTGTTGATCAGCGATGTGGGCGTTGGCATTTTCCTTTGGATCTCGCTGAGCAGCGTTCAGCCCATTGGTCTTCTGATGAGTGGCTACGCCTCAAACAATAAATATTCGTTGTTGGGAGGTCTTCGTGCGGCAGCCCAATCGATCAGTTATGAGATTCCGCTCGCGTTGGCCGTCCTGGCCGTCGTGATGATGAGCAACTCCTTAAGCACTGTCGATATCGTTAACCAACAAACGGGGGCTGGTGTTCTGAGTTGGAACATCTGGCGTCAGCCGGTTGGCTTCCTGATTTTCTGGATTTGTGCGCTTGCGGAGTGTGAGCGTCTGCCTTTTGACCTCCCAGAAGCTGAGGAAGAGCTAGTTGCTGGCTATCAGACCGAATACTCAGGGATGAAATTTGCCCTCTTCTACCTGGGCAGTTACATCAATCTGGTTCTCTCTGCTCTCCTTGTTTCCATCCTCTATCTAGGTGGTTGGGGCTTCCCGATCCCCGTTGAATGGCTGGCTTCTTGGTTAAACCAGCCGATTGATGCGCCTTTGGTGCAGTTGATCACAGGCACCGTGGGCATTGTGATGACGGTTTTGAAGGCCTATCTGTTGGTCTTCATCGCGATTCTTTTGCGTTGGACCACTCCACGGGTCAGGATCGATCAGCTGTTGGATCTTGGCTGGAAATTCCTGTTGCCTTTGGCCCTGGTCAACCTCCTGGTCACAGCAGCCCTCAAGCTGGCCTTTCCGGTTGCTTTTGGCGGCTGA
- a CDS encoding NADH-quinone oxidoreductase subunit J — MTIAASTQLICFLALSAVIVLGALGVVLLSNIVYSAFLLGGVFLAVAGLYLLLNASFVAAAQVLVYVGAVNVLILFAIMLVNKKEDLAPIPGLPIRRLLSGGVCVGLFALLTRVVVTTPWAKGPMPLGEDATVRIGEHLFTDYLLPFELASVLLLMAMIGAIVLARRDVQSVDPVTGEEVDQGLIEKARTPLLTDQPRA, encoded by the coding sequence ATGACGATCGCCGCGTCAACGCAGCTCATTTGTTTTTTGGCTCTGAGTGCCGTCATCGTCCTGGGAGCCCTCGGCGTGGTGCTCTTGAGCAACATTGTCTATTCAGCCTTCCTCCTAGGCGGTGTGTTTTTGGCAGTGGCAGGTCTCTACCTCCTGCTTAACGCCAGTTTTGTGGCGGCGGCCCAGGTCCTGGTGTATGTGGGTGCCGTCAACGTTTTGATCCTGTTCGCGATCATGCTGGTGAACAAAAAGGAGGATCTGGCTCCGATCCCCGGACTCCCCATACGCCGTCTTCTCTCGGGTGGTGTGTGTGTTGGCCTGTTTGCACTCTTGACCCGTGTTGTGGTCACCACGCCCTGGGCCAAGGGCCCAATGCCGCTTGGAGAGGATGCCACCGTTCGCATCGGTGAACATCTGTTCACCGACTACTTGCTGCCTTTTGAGTTGGCATCTGTTTTATTGTTGATGGCCATGATTGGGGCCATTGTTCTGGCCCGTCGTGACGTTCAATCTGTAGATCCTGTCACTGGCGAAGAGGTCGATCAGGGCCTAATAGAAAAGGCTCGCACTCCTTTATTGACCGACCAGCCTCGTGCCTGA